In Pleuronectes platessa chromosome 8, fPlePla1.1, whole genome shotgun sequence, the genomic stretch CACCGGCAGTCATTTGTTTAcctttgtattttctgtttgctGCAGTCACTGATGCGCCGTAAGTATATAAGATGACAGACCACAGCCCTGAGGTGATCCAGTAAAAAGGGCACAACATATGGTGCCATTACCACTGACACACAGGATCTGTCTGAGCAGTAATTCAATATCCATCCAGCAAAACAAGGATCCATTTACTGGTTTAAATATGGGAGTACGTGAATTTAGTTAAGCGTGGCATTAAAAACTCCCCAGGAAAAGTGTTACCTACTTAATACACCTCCCCATCATCTAATTTAAGTTTTTTAATCTCTTCATAAGCAGTGACGCAAGATACAGGGTTATATAATCCTTATCACACGTTTGGGATTTAATGAAGACGTGTCAGCACGTTACCACGGGCAAAGTTCCACTGACATCTTAATAGAGACACAGCCTCTTCAGCCTGTGGTCATCAACAACCAAACTAAAGCCGGTGACTCATCACCCACTCGTGCTGATGTGCAGCGTCTCCTGTCAGTGCACAGTGAATTCTATTCAACCCAGAGCTGCAAAAATTGGGAACATTAATTATTTAGAAAACAAGACAGGGAAAAGCTTTCTTTGTCTACATGCTGCTGCCCGGTTATTTTTAATTTAGGAATCAGAACTCAGCATCAGGCGGAACCGACCACAGAGAATCTAATGAGTCACGGGATTAGTTTACCAGCTTTTAGCAGGTGGTGGATTACAAAAACCTTACAAAGCAGTTTTATCCTCGGTGATGGAAAAATACGAGGGAGGGTGCAGAATCCGAAATGGGCTGAGGTGACTCTGAGTTTGATTTGGCTCGGTGATAAACACACACCAGTGAACGTAAGGCAGGAGAATACACTGGtgtgtttcctccttttttATCAATGACTCACCTACAGCGATGGATTCAGTCCAAGAAAAATCTCTGAGAAGAGCTCACGCCTCCCAACTGCCACCTACTGGTGCACACAGGTACTGTCCAGCAGTGATGTAGAGACACTGTGACATTATATAATCCATTAGAAAACAGTGATGTCATCTGTTTTTCAAATCAAGGTGCACTCTATGCAACATTTCTGTGGCTTAATAGAAAAAAGGGCTAAGATTGGGATTCTTGTGGAAACCGTATCAATACACATAGTGACACATTAATACCAAATTCTTTATTAAAGCACAGATCCTTTCGCAGTTTCCATAGGAGTGTCTGACGGGCTGATGCGCGTGTTATCTCAGTGGCTTCACTCCAGGTCAACTCTAGAACTCTAGAAATTGGAAAGTAGAGTTAAGTTCAGCTGCAAGTATGTTTTATACaaactaaaacatttatttaaatcttttaatCATTTTCACTATCATTGATATACAGCATATTAAATAGCATACTGCCTCTGAGGAGTAAAATATATCTTTATCTTCCTCTTGCAGAGTGAatgtaaaaatgattaaatggcTTTTCTCACTTGTTTGAAATGAAGGAACTGAGCCTGAGCTCCTCCGCCACTGAAAGGCAGACGGAGCAGTTGATCCTTCAgacagaataaaacagcagtTAACTAAATGTGCTCTCTGCATTTCCATTTCACTTTATTCATCACTGTTTGCCAAAAACACTAGAAATGCCTCAATCCGAACGATGCATTTCGAGCATCATTGTCATGGGATTTGATTTGAATGACAAACCGAAGCTTtcttgatgaggatgaggatctGTCAAAGTGCTCATCTACCAAGATTGGGTTTCTTTTTACAAACGTCCTGCCAAACAGAGAAATGGTCAAAATTGCACAaattcagtcacattcagaGAAATATAACTTCTGAAGTACAAAATGTCAGTTTATACATCTAACCCCTAGTTTGTCAGTAACGTACCAAGCCCTGTCAGTCCACGTGTCAGTGATTTCATCAAGGGAATAAAGCtctctccgccccccccccccctggttgACCCACCAGGGTTGCGACCCCTCTCTGTTCTGATGTCGGGCGTCGCCATGATCTCCGTTATCCTCAGGTTGTTCTTGATGACTTTAGAGGCCGTGGAGCGAGTCAAGTCAAACTCTAGACCCTCAGGGTTCCTGATACTAAATCATAAAGGTTTTACCATATACAGGCATCTATTGTTGTTCTTGGTTGTGTCGGTATTATTTCTACACGGTGTAGATGTGAAGGTTAGCTCTTTTCGTGGCCTTGTAttgttattaaaatattttctttgctCAGCCACAGTAGCTGTCCGGTATCAGCATCCTTTCACTTTAAGTCGACTATGAAGCAGTGATGTGTGTAAGTTGTAACTGGAGTGTCCCTGATCTTTCAAGAAACATCAGTATTAGAGGAAATCTGAGAATGTGATGATCAACCCTGAGACTGTGATTGTTACTGGAAGATCACATTTCTATAATATAGCTTGTATGTAACACTTGTCATCTGTAGTCATgctgataaatgaataaaagttaATCTTTAATTTCCTGCCCTCGCTCCCAATCCACACGTACCTCCTGTTAGTTAGCAAAGCACCAACAGCTCAGCTGCTCCTGGTTTACAGTGAATGGTTCCATCCACAACCTCCTTGGTCAAGCGCAAACTCTGCTTCTGGGACAGTTTAATAGTTATCTGACTCAAAATAAGAACTTCCTGTGAAagtaaatgtaaagaaaatatcacAATGAGTcttaaatatagaaaatgttACAGATTTGAGATTTaaggattttttaaatacatgtacCTGTAATGTAAACATGAAACTGTATTAAACACCACACGGGGAAATTAATTAGAACTAAATATCAACTGACTAAAGGAGACATTTCTTTTCACCTCATGATACTTTCGATTTCATGTTCTCATCCTACCCGCTCTATCCGGCTCCAGTTCCTCTGCTTGGCAGAAAGTGATGTTCCTCTGTAAAATGAATGCTCTGGGAAGTGCTGGGGGCAATAACAAGAGCATATCTCTGCCACAAGGTAACCACTGGAAAAAATCCCTGGAAATAAGAATAACAGACGGAGTGTATTTCACATTCTGAACAattgtctgtctctgcagctttgTAGAGCACGTGTTTTCTAAATATACTTCCTTGttaaagtatattttgttaaggcATCATTCTGCTGCAGGACTTCGTTACCTTGTTGAGCTACGTGCTTAACAAATagttatattattgttattcattaAACGAACACACATTTAACTGGTTTTATGTTAGAaggtattttaaattaaaagccGTTTGGTATTAGATGTGTaaaattggttgaaaaaaatGCTTCTTGAGCATCGATGTACTAAACATCTCAGCCAATTAGCAGCCCAGCTCAGCCCTGAATGATGAAACCTCCAGGGTAACATGTCACCAAATCTCAGTTTGAACATATTGAGGTGAAtgtcatgtgtgcatgtgttcagtGGGGGGTGTAGAGTTTAATCAATAAGAGCTTGTCTTTACCTGAGCACATTCTTCACATGAAATGTCAGGTAGAAGCTCTGCAGCCACTTCACCACTTCTCTGGACACTCCTGTAGGTTGAGGACACAGTGAAAGACGTGCTGCTGAACAAACCTACAGACTGATGTTGTGGTTGTAGAACAGTTATAGGATCATCATGGAGACGCTCTTGAGTTTGATGAATGTACTTGACTGATTTTGTTGAGATTTCCATGGCAACAAGCACCATTTTCCTGATGCtgtagctgcacacacacaacactgacagtTTACTGCCCCCTGGAGGAAGTTACACAAAATTTCAGACTCTAGAAATTCAATAActtattttaaacaaaataaagcgCTATTTAGCattcataataattataaaccatatacaataaataaataaatatagccTTTAAGCTACGTTTAGCTTTTAAAATACTTACAATATACTATATCAACTTGCACAGTAAATCGGGGGATTTAAAGTTCAGTTTTTactaataagtaaataaataaagaatataaacGTTCTTTTCAGTAAAGACATGTTATATTGTGATAATATAACTGTGAATAGAaaagattaaatatatatatatatttatatatatatatacactatataAAATCTCATCTCTAAATCTTATTTCATACTGTTCCTTTAATTTCCTCTATATATTCTTTAGACATTTTAAGCCTATTCAGCACTTTCATCAAATGTAgttgtgctatataaataaacttaaaCTTGACTTTACATGATTATTTAGTTCATAATGCCTCACAAGCATTATACtatatattacattattatacTCCACAGTTTTAGCTTCTGTCTCAGCTATGGAAACAAACACTTGCTGCTCCACCCACTCATATTTTCCAACTGAGACTTTCCAGTAATGTCAGCCTCCTCCAGTTGTTGCTACATAATAATCCAAgcttaaacatgtcaaactatTTTTGTTGTTAATTGTTTTGTAGTTTTGAATCTGTAATAGTCCTACGGCACATCTCATATTAAACCTCAGAAACACAACCCACACTTTGGCAAATGCACCAGGTTTCAAATGGATTTTAATGATCTAAAGCTGTGCAATGCAAAACTACGAGCACTCAATcatatatgtacagtatatatagttaGTGTCACAATATGGAAAGTTTTCAAAGTGCACCActcttttaatacattttctaacaaCACTACAAATCTGAAAAGCAAATAAAACTCTGtttatcaaaaatatttttagtCCTAATTGATCTGGGGACGGCTGAGTCTGAGGGCCTGTTTTAACAATATCCTGCTTCACATTCGTCCAGGTCCAAACATCCACACATGAGAAGCAGACTAGTTCAACACAACATGGTTCTGTCAGCTACTCTGCAGCAGCTCCGTGTCTAATTTCCATTAATTGTTCGTACAGCATTGGGTAGCAGCTAAAATTAAAGGTCTAAGGAGTCCATGGAGTTGATTTGCATTTTGTGTCGAAAGGCGTCTTCTCATAAGTCCcattggggggtggggggcctTTGGTTTGTTCGGCCTTTCACTTGTACTGCAGGTAGTTCTTGAGCCTGTTGGGCAGAGGCAGGTGGGAGAGAAGGTGGAGTCTGTCCCGGCCGACGCAGTTCCTGATGCACTGACGACACAGTTGGCTCAGGAGTCGTGGTGtagctgtgaggaggaggacgtgaaaacacatttaataggCTTGTAGGATTCATGCAGACAACGTTCAAAGTTGTACAATCAAACGTCCAAGACAAACGGGCCTCAAGTCAACATGTACCTTCATAGACGAGCAGGAAACCCTCAGTTATACTGCTGGGTGGAGCCATGTCCACCGGCCTCTGAAACTCTGTGTTCCGGGCGTTAATGTCGGCACCAaagtccagcagcagcttcaccgcCCCTGTGAAGTCTTTCTCCGCAGCTGCGTGTAGCGGTGAATCCAGGGATTTGCCTTTCTGTACATTGGCACCTGAATGGAGGATAAACTTGATTATCCCTCCCTGCCACTGTCCAATAAGAAAACTCCTACTGTTTACTATCACTACTATGTCTTGTTCATTTTTAAATCAGGCATAAGTTGGTGACTTTCCTTTCCTATTAAATGGccgatgcattttttttattcacctgACTTCCCACAGCTCCGCTAACCATTTCCCATTTTTCTcagaaattacttttgaacagcCGTGGGAGAATTGAAGTGAACGGGTTGCTTTCAATCAAAGGTCGGAGGCGATATGGGTTTTCGCAAATAGTTTGAGAAAGTGATCAATCAGCTGTGGGCTACGTGGGATTGATGTGTCGCTGCATACGTTACTCAAACTGCAGTGTGTTTTAACcaatctgtgtgtttttataggTGAAATCTCTTTATATAACCTCTAGGTGGAGTTTTCACTTACATTTTACAACTAA encodes the following:
- the spata4 gene encoding spermatogenesis-associated protein 4, with the protein product MLVCSAARLSLCPQPTGVSREVVKWLQSFYLTFHVKNVLRIFSSGYLVAEICSCYCPQHFPEHSFYRGTSLSAKQRNWSRIERITIKLSQKQSLRLTKEVVDGTIHCKPGAAELLIRDTPVTTYTHHCFIVDLNIRNPEGLEFDLTRSTASKVIKNNLRITEIMATPDIRTERGRNPGRL